In candidate division KSB1 bacterium, the DNA window GAAATCGTGTCGGATTTACGCCCCCACCTCAATCGGGATTCCAGGGCGTTTTTGATTACACTGACGATTCAGTAGATTTACTGGGATAAGCTAAAAAAGCATTCTTCGGGTACGGAACCGGAGAATGCTTTTTTTTAAGCAGCTTGATATATTCGAATTTCAGAGTCAAGGCGTTTTGAAAGTTTATCTTCAGCGGTATCAAGGTCATAATCCATTTGCAATCCAAGCCAGAATTGGGGCGACATATCAAAATATTTTGCCAGACGCAAAGCAGTATCGGCTGTTATTCTACGCTTACCTTGGACAATTTCGTTAATCCGGCGGGCCGGAACTCGAATGTCAAGTGCCAAGCGATTTTGACTTAGACCCATCGGTTTTAAAAACTCTTCAAAGAGAATTTCACCGGGATGTAAAGGAGACATTTTTTTTAAACTCATTTTTATTTCCGCTTTAATGATAATCGGTTATTTCAACATTGTGGGCATCGTTCTCATGCCATTCAAAGCAAATTCTCCATTGATTATTAACACGAATACTGTGCTGACCTTTACGACTACCGCGTAAAACCTCCAGTCGATTTCCTGGGGGCACCAATAAATCCTTTAAAATCTTTGCACGATTTAGCATTCGTAATTTTCTTAACGCAACGCGTTGAATATCATTTGGAAACTTCTTGGAAAAATTGCGATTGAACTACATCCAACTCACCGGTCTACCCCAGCAAATCCTCCACCATCGCTTTCTCATCACGCAATTCCTGAGTTGTCAGCGCGATTTTTTCTTTTGCAAAATCACTCCATGGAAGGCCTTGCACGATGGCATAATTTCCTTGTCCGTCGCTGGTTACCGGGAAGGAAAAGAGCAGTCCTTCATCAATATTGTAGCTGCCGTCCGACGGTACTGCGGCGGAAAACCAGTCGCCTTCCGGGGTTTTAGTGATTAGACTCTTCACGTGGTCGAGGGCTGCGTTTGCCGCAGACGCTGCAGAAGAAAGACCGCGCGCGGCAATGATCGCCGCACCGCGCTTTTGCACCGTTTCGATAAATTCACCGCGCAGCCACGAAATATGCCCGATGACCTCGCTGGCGGGATTGCCTCTGATTTTTGCATTTTCTGCGTCCGGGTATTGGGTGGCGCTGTGGTTGCCCCAAATGGTCATGTTGGTCACATCTTTCACCGAGATGCCGGCCTTTTGAGCCAATTGAGCCATGGCCCGATTTTGGTCCAGGCGGGTCATGGCGCAGAACCGTTCTCCCGGGATCTCTCTGGCGTTGTTCATCGCGATTA includes these proteins:
- a CDS encoding HigA family addiction module antidote protein, which encodes MSLKKMSPLHPGEILFEEFLKPMGLSQNRLALDIRVPARRINEIVQGKRRITADTALRLAKYFDMSPQFWLGLQMDYDLDTAEDKLSKRLDSEIRIYQAA
- a CDS encoding type II toxin-antitoxin system RelE/ParE family toxin, with the translated sequence MQRVALRKLRMLNRAKILKDLLVPPGNRLEVLRGSRKGQHSIRVNNQWRICFEWHENDAHNVEITDYH
- a CDS encoding malate dehydrogenase: MTNKVKIAVTGAAGQIGYAMLFRLASGQVFGPETKLDLHLLEITPALPALEGVVMELDDCASPLLENVVVTDNPETAFDGVNWAILVGSKPRGKGMERGDLIRDNGPIFVGQGKALSAKAADDVRVLVVGNPANTNCLIAMNNAREIPGERFCAMTRLDQNRAMAQLAQKAGISVKDVTNMTIWGNHSATQYPDAENAKIRGNPASEVIGHISWLRGEFIETVQKRGAAIIAARGLSSAASAANAALDHVKSLITKTPEGDWFSAAVPSDGSYNIDEGLLFSFPVTSDGQGNYAIVQGLPWSDFAKEKIALTTQELRDEKAMVEDLLG